Proteins co-encoded in one Panulirus ornatus isolate Po-2019 chromosome 68, ASM3632096v1, whole genome shotgun sequence genomic window:
- the Syx13 gene encoding syntaxin-12 — translation MASGYSRLNDEEGNGRGQRSYGTVDPDVGFAPASNSGTEFFQLCDKITTHLFTINKATSTLERSLKQVGTATDSQQLRDRIAQINSSAGTSVQETTGLLRTLQPLTHGNKQRRIQAERLHNEFQATASRFAISQKKVVSTLRTARLPADMVAVEQDTTPSSTDTMIASEEQKQTQMKEIQDLVFENAMQMEREQRIHQLESDIIDINEIMRDLSSMVTAQGEVIDSIEDNVESAHSNVEEGRGELVKAAQLQNKSRRRICICILLLIIVLTIIGIILGLHFTNPK, via the exons ATGGCGTCAGGGTATTCCCGTCtgaatgatgaggaaggtaatggcAGAGGACAGCGATCATATGGAACTGTTGATCCAGATGTAGGATTTGCTCCTGCTTCAAATTCAGGAACTGAATTCTTTCAG CTGTGTGACAAGATTACAACACACCTTTTCACAATCAACAAAGCAACTAGTACCCTTGAACGATCGCTGAAACAAGTAGGGACGGCCACTGACAGTCAGCAGCTCCGAGACAGAAT TGCACAGATCAATAGCAGTGCTGGAACATCTGTTCAGGAGACAACTGGATTGTTGCGGACACTCCAGCCACTCACACATGGTAACAAACAAAGACGTATCCAAGCAGAGAGATTACACAATGAATTTCAAGCAACTGCATCACGCTTTGCTATAAGTCAGAAG AAAGTGGTTAGCACACTAAGAACTGCTCGGTTGCCAGCAGATATGGTAGCAGTGGAACAAGATACCACTCCATCCAGCACAGATACCATGATAGCATCAGAAGAACAGAAACAGACTCAGATGAAGGAAATTCAG GATCTGGTGTTTGAAAATGCCATGCAAATGGAAAGGGAACAGAGAATCCATCAATTGGAGTCAGACATAATTGACATTAATGAAATCATGCGTGATCTTTCCTCCATGGTTACTGCGCAAGGGGAGGTTATAG ATTCCATAGAGGATAATGTGGAAAGTGCACACAGCAATGTCGAGGAGGGCCGTGGAGAACTGGTGAAGGCTGCACAGCTTCAG AACAAAAGTCGGCGGCGCATATGtatctgtatcctcctcctcatcattgtTCTTACCATCATCGGCATCATTCTTGGGCTTCACTTCACCAATCCAAAGTAG